From Pan paniscus chromosome 9, NHGRI_mPanPan1-v2.0_pri, whole genome shotgun sequence, the proteins below share one genomic window:
- the MMP10 gene encoding stromelysin-2 has product MMHLAFLVLLCLPVCSAYPLSGAAKEEDSNRDLAQQYLEKYYNLEKDVKQFRRKDSNLIVKKIQGMQKFLGLEVTGKLDTDTLEVMRKPRCGVPDVGHFSSFPGMPKWRKTHLTYRIVNYTPDLPRDAVDSAIEKALKVWEEVTPLTFSRLYEGEADIMISFAVKEHGDFYSFDGPGQSLAHAYPPGPGLYGDIHFDDDEKWTEDASGTNLFLVAAHELGHSLGLFHSANTEALMYPLYNSFTELAQFRLSQDDVNGIQSLYGPPPASTEEPLVPTKSVPSGSEVPAKCDPASSFDAISTLRGEYLFFKDRYFWRRSHWNPEPEFHLISAFWPSLPSYLDAAYEVNSRDTVFIFKGNEFWAIRGNEVQAGYPRGIHTLGFPSTIRKIDAAVSDKEKKKTYFFAEDKYWRFDENSQSMEQGFPRLIADDFPGVEPKVDAVLQAFGFFYFFSGSSQFEFDPNARMVTHILKSNSWLHC; this is encoded by the exons ATGATGCATCTTGCATTCCTTGTGCTGTTGTGTCTGCCAGTCTGCTCTGCCTATCCTCTGAGTGGGGCAGCAAAAGAAGAGGACTCCAACAGGGATCTTGCCCAG CAATACCTAGAAAAGTATTACAACCTCGAAAAGGATGTGAAACAGTTTAGAAGAAAGGACAGTAATCTCATTGTTAAAAAAATCCAAGGAATGCAGAAGTTCCTTGGGTTGGAGGTGACAGGAAAGCTAGACACTGACACTCTGGAGGTGATGCGCAAGCCCAGGTGTGGAGTTCCTGACGTTGGTCACTTCAGCTCCTTTCCTGGCATGCCGAAGTGGAGGAAAACCCACCTTACATACAG GATTGTGAATTATACACCAGATTTGCCAAGAGATGCTGTTGATTCTGCCATTGAGAAAGCTCTGAAAGTCTGGGAAGAGGTGACTCCACTCACATTCTCCAGGCTGTATGAAGGAGAGGCTGATATAATGATCTCTTTTGCAGTTAAAG AACATGGAGACTTTTACTCTTTTGATGGCCCAGGACAGAGTTTGGCTCATGCCTACCCACCTGGACCTGGGCTTTATGGAGATATTCACTTTGATGATGATGAAAAATGGACAGAAGATGCATCAG GCACCAATTTATTCCTCGTTGCTGCTCATGAACTTGGCCACTCCCTGGGGCTCTTTCACTCAGCCAACACTGAAGCTTTGATGTACCCACTCTACAACTCATTCACGGAGCTCGCCCAGTTCCGCCTTTCGCAAGATGATGTGAATGGCATTCAGTCTCTCTACG GACCTCCCCCTGCCTCTACTGAGGAACCCCTGGTGCCCACAAAATCTGTTCCTTCGGGATCTGAGGTGCCAGCCAAGTGTGATCCTGCTTCGTCCTTCGATGCCATCAGCACTCTGAGGGGAGAATATCTGTTCTTTAAAGACAG ATATTTTTGGCGAAGATCCCACTGGAACCCTGAACCTGAATTTCATTTGATATCTGCATTTTGGCCCTCTCTTCCATCATATTTGGATGCTGCATATGAAGTTAACAGCAGGGACaccgtttttatttttaaag gAAATGAGTTCTGGGCCATCAGAGGAAATGAGGTACAAGCAGGTTATCCAAGAGGCATCCATACCCTGGGTTTTCCTTCAACCATAAGGAAAATTGATGCAGCTGTTTCTgacaaggaaaagaagaaaacatacttCTTTGCAGAGGACAAATACTGGAG ATTTGATGAAAATAGCCAGTCCATGGAGCAAGGCTTCCCTAGACTAATAGCTGATGACTTTCCAGGAGTTGAGCCTAAGGTTGATGCTGTATTACAGGCATTTG GATTTTTCTACTTCTTCAGTGGATCATCACAGTTTGAGTTTGACCCCAATGCCAGGATGGTGACACACATATTAAAGAGTAACAGCTGGTTACATTGCTAG
- the MMP1 gene encoding interstitial collagenase has product MHSFPPLLLLLFWGVVSHSFPATLETQEQDVDLVQKYLEKYYNLKNDGRQVEKRRNSGPVVEKLKQMQEFFGLKVTGKPDAETLKVMKQPRCGVPDVAQFVLTEGNPRWEQTHLTYRIENYTPDLPRADVDHAIAKAFQLWSNVTPLTFTKVSEGQADIMISFVRGDHRDNSPFDGPGGNLAHAFQPGPGIGGDAHFDEDERWTNNFREYNLYRVAAHELGHSLGLSHSTDIGALMYPSYTFSGDVQLAQDDIDGIQAIYGRSQNPVQPIGPQTPKVCDSKLTFDAITTIRGEVMFFKDRFYMRTNPFYPEVELNFISVFWPQLPNGLEAAYEFADRDEVRFFKGNKYWAVQGQNVLHGYPKDIYSSFGFPRTVKHIDAALSEENTGKTYFFVANKYWRYDEYKRSMDPGYPKMIAHDFPGIGHKVDAVFMKDGFFYFFHGTRQYKFDPKTKRILTLQKANSWFNCRKN; this is encoded by the exons ATGCACAGCTTTCctccactgctgctgctgctgttctggggtgtggtgtctcacagcTTCCCAGCGACTCTAGAAACACAAGAGCAAGATGTGGACTTAGTCCAG AAATACCTGGAAAAATACTACAACCTGAAGAATGATGGGAGGCAAGTTGAAAAGCGGAGAAATAGTGGCCCAGTGGTTGAAAAATTGAAGCAAATGCAGGAATTCTTTGGGCTGAAAGTGACTGGGAAACCAGATGCTGAAACCCTGAAGGTGATGAAGCAGCCCAGATGTGGAGTGCCTGATGTGGCTCAGTTTGTCCTCACTGAGGGGAACCCTCGCTGGGAGCAAACACATCTGACCTACAG GATTGAAAATTACACGCCAGATTTGCCAAGAGCAGATGTGGACCATGCCATTGCGAAAGCCTTCCAACTCTGGAGTAATGTCACACCTCTGACATTCACCAAGGTCTCTGAGGGTCAAGCAGACATCATGATATCTTTTGTCAGGGGAG ATCATCGGGACAACTCTCCTTTTGATGGACCTGGAGGAAATCTTGCTCATGCTTTTCAACCAGGCCCAGGTATTGGAGGGGATGCTCATTTTGATGAAGATGAAAGGTGGACCAACAATTTCAGAG AGTACAACTTATATCGTGTTGCGGCTCATGAACTCGGCCATTCTCTTGGACTCTCCCATTCTACTGATATCGGGGCTTTGATGTACCCTAGCTACACCTTCAGTGGTGATGTTCAGCTAGCTCAGGATGACATTGATGGCATCCAAGCTATATATG gaCGTTCCCAAAATCCTGTCCAGCCCATCGGCCCACAAACCCCAAAAGTGTGTGACAGTAAGCTAACCTTTGATGCCATAACTACGATTCGGGGAGAAGTGATGTTCTTTAAAGACAg ATTCTACATGCGCACAAATCCCTTCTACCCGGAAGTTGAGCtcaatttcatttctgttttctggccACAACTGCCAAATGGGCTTGAAGCTGCTTACGAATTTGCCGACAGAGATGAAGTCCGGTTTTTCAAAG GGAATAAGTACTGGGCTGTTCAGGGACAGAATGTGCTACACGGATACCCCAAGGACATCTACAGCTCCTTTGGCTTCCCTAGAACTGTGAAGCATATCGATGCTGCTCTTTCTGAGGAAAACACTGGAAAAACCTACTTCTTTGTTGCTAACAAATACTGGAG GTATGATGAATATAAACGATCTATGGATCCAGGTTATCCCAAAATGATAGCACATGACTTTCCTGGAATTGGCCACAAAGTTGATGCAGTTTTCATGAAAGATG gatttttctatttctttcatggaACAAGACAATACAAATTTGATCCTAAAACGAAGAGAATTTTGACTCTCCAGAAAGCTAATAGCTGGTTCAACTGCAGGAAAAATTGA